From the Amycolatopsis thermoflava N1165 genome, one window contains:
- a CDS encoding MarR family winged helix-turn-helix transcriptional regulator, whose protein sequence is MTRVPNDAARLAGAVRAVVGQLHRRLRQVDNAGVLTPSQSAVLARLHRDGPATQAQLAAAEHVRQQSMAATLGALDELGYLSRTRDPRDGRRVLVALSDLGEKTVRGVHQHREEWLARALTDDLTAEERRKIDEALPLLAKLAQR, encoded by the coding sequence ATGACCCGGGTCCCGAACGACGCGGCGCGCCTGGCCGGTGCGGTGCGCGCCGTCGTCGGGCAGTTGCACCGCCGGTTGCGCCAGGTGGACAACGCAGGCGTCCTGACGCCCTCGCAGTCGGCCGTGCTCGCGCGCCTGCACCGGGACGGCCCGGCCACCCAGGCGCAGCTCGCGGCGGCGGAGCACGTCCGGCAGCAGTCCATGGCGGCCACGCTGGGCGCGCTGGACGAGCTGGGCTACCTCAGCCGCACCCGCGACCCGCGCGACGGGCGGCGTGTGCTCGTCGCCCTGTCGGACCTGGGCGAGAAGACCGTGCGGGGCGTGCACCAGCACCGCGAGGAGTGGCTGGCGCGCGCCCTGACCGACGACCTCACCGCCGAGGAGCGCCGCAAGATCGACGAAGCGCTGCCCCTGCTCGCGAAGCTGGCGCAGCGATGA
- a CDS encoding MFS transporter yields MVLPLVASAVLNPVNSTLIAVALVPIGQAFGAGPGETAWLITSLYLATAVGQPVVGLFVDRFGARRVLLAGSVTVFAAGVGGLLAFSLGWLVAVRVVLGIGTCAGFPAAMAVLRKRADATGGGVPSRVLSVLAMSSQTVMVIGPTLGGALIGLAGWPAIFAVNIPLAAVAFVLALVWVPKDPPRAGRREPIDVAGIALFSATLLAVLLYVMAPAVSDLYLLGVALVLGALFVRVELHAERPFVDLRMLAGNRPLLRTYLRQALAFLIVYSIMFGYVQWLESARGLTESTAGALLTPMSVAAVLAAASAGRPARLKGRLVVNSLALLAGSVLLLFVHDGTWIGALVVLAAVFGLGQGLTSVTNQTVLYGQVPPDVMGTASGLFRTAQYLGAIGSSTLIALCFGDHATSHGLHELAAALIVIGAVLFTVTVTDRKLGTRAKASADAR; encoded by the coding sequence ATGGTCCTCCCCCTGGTGGCCAGCGCGGTGCTCAACCCCGTCAACTCCACCCTGATCGCCGTGGCGCTGGTGCCCATCGGCCAGGCGTTCGGCGCCGGACCGGGGGAAACCGCCTGGCTGATCACCTCGCTGTACCTGGCCACGGCAGTCGGGCAACCGGTCGTCGGGCTGTTCGTCGACCGGTTCGGCGCGCGGCGCGTGCTGCTGGCCGGCTCGGTGACCGTGTTCGCCGCCGGCGTCGGCGGCCTGCTCGCGTTCTCGCTGGGCTGGCTGGTCGCGGTTCGGGTCGTGCTCGGCATCGGCACCTGCGCCGGCTTCCCCGCCGCGATGGCGGTGCTGCGCAAGCGCGCCGACGCCACCGGCGGCGGCGTGCCGAGCCGCGTCCTGTCGGTCCTCGCGATGTCCTCGCAGACCGTCATGGTCATCGGCCCGACGCTGGGCGGCGCGCTGATCGGGCTGGCGGGCTGGCCGGCGATCTTCGCGGTGAACATCCCGCTCGCCGCGGTCGCGTTCGTGCTCGCGCTCGTCTGGGTGCCCAAGGACCCGCCGCGCGCCGGACGGCGGGAGCCGATCGACGTCGCCGGCATCGCCCTGTTCTCCGCGACCCTGCTCGCGGTGCTCCTCTACGTGATGGCGCCCGCGGTGTCCGACCTGTACCTGCTCGGCGTCGCGCTGGTGCTGGGCGCCCTGTTCGTCCGGGTCGAGCTGCACGCCGAACGCCCGTTCGTCGACCTGCGGATGCTGGCGGGCAACCGCCCGCTCCTGCGCACCTACCTGCGCCAGGCGCTGGCGTTCCTCATCGTCTACTCGATCATGTTCGGCTACGTCCAGTGGCTCGAATCCGCGCGCGGGCTCACCGAATCGACGGCGGGCGCGCTGCTGACCCCGATGTCGGTGGCCGCGGTGCTGGCCGCGGCGTCGGCGGGCAGGCCGGCGCGGCTCAAGGGGCGGCTGGTCGTCAACTCGCTGGCGCTGCTCGCCGGGTCGGTGCTGCTGCTGTTCGTGCACGACGGCACCTGGATCGGCGCGCTCGTGGTGCTCGCCGCGGTGTTCGGGCTCGGTCAGGGCCTGACCAGTGTGACCAACCAGACCGTCCTCTACGGCCAGGTGCCGCCGGACGTGATGGGCACCGCGAGCGGCCTGTTCCGCACGGCGCAGTACCTCGGCGCGATCGGGTCGTCGACGCTGATCGCGCTGTGCTTCGGCGACCACGCCACCTCGCACGGCCTGCACGAACTGGCCGCGGCACTCATCGTGATCGGCGCCGTGCTGTTCACGGTCACGGTGACCGACCGGAAACTCGGTACTCGCGCGAAGGCAAGCGCTGACGCAAGATAG
- a CDS encoding FdhF/YdeP family oxidoreductase has translation MTRNAPRADIDEAALEVHKPKEWAAGIPGVAVSLLRGVEQMGAGRTVKTLRLLNQRDGFDCPGCAWPEPRAEDGEHRKLAEFCENGAKAVAEEATKRRVGREFFAQHPVEELHGRTDYWLGQQGRLTEPVVLREGGTHYEPIGWDEAFRLIAGKLKELDSPDEAIFYTSGRTSNEAAFLYQLLVRSFGTNNLPDCSNMCHESSGAALSEAYGIGKGSVSLADIHHADLIVVVGQNPGTNHPRMLSALEEAKGRGAKVIAVNPLPEAGLMRFKNPQNPRGVVGKGTPLADEFAQIRLGGDLALFQAVGHLLLSWEEAAPGTIVDREFVESSTHGFDDWAKNLREIDWSAIDEATGLDRDQIERMARMIAASERTVYCWAMGVTQHRHAVATIQEISNLAFARGMIGKPGAGLCPVRGHSNVQGDRTMGVWEKMPESFLSRLEDEFGIPVPRKHGLDTVDSIRAMRDGRGKVFIGMGGNFAAATPDSGLTERALRSCELTVHVSTKLNRSHVVPGRTALILPTLGRTERDTQAAGEQFVTVEDSMSCVHVSRGRLKPASEHLLSEVAIICRLATELFGADHAVPWRDFEGNYDLIRDRIAQVVPGCEDYNAKVRQPDGFVLPHPPRDSRSFRTSTGKANFTTSELEFPRVPAGRLLLQTLRSHDQYNTTIYGLSDRYRGIEDARRVVLVNAADLAELGFADGQLVDLVSEWEDGSERRAEHFRVVAYPTARGCAAAYFPEANALVPLDSVAKKSNTPVSKAIVLRLEPAS, from the coding sequence GTGACACGCAACGCTCCTCGCGCCGACATCGACGAAGCCGCCCTCGAAGTGCACAAGCCCAAGGAGTGGGCGGCGGGCATCCCGGGAGTGGCGGTGTCGCTCCTGCGTGGTGTCGAGCAGATGGGCGCCGGCCGCACGGTGAAGACCCTCCGCCTGCTCAACCAGCGCGACGGTTTCGACTGCCCCGGCTGCGCCTGGCCCGAACCGCGCGCGGAGGACGGTGAGCACCGCAAGCTCGCCGAGTTCTGCGAGAACGGTGCGAAGGCGGTCGCCGAGGAGGCCACGAAGCGGCGCGTCGGACGGGAGTTCTTCGCCCAGCACCCGGTCGAGGAGCTGCACGGCCGCACCGACTACTGGCTCGGGCAGCAGGGCAGGCTCACCGAGCCGGTGGTGCTGCGCGAGGGCGGCACGCACTACGAGCCGATCGGCTGGGACGAGGCGTTCCGGCTGATCGCGGGCAAGCTCAAGGAGCTGGACAGCCCGGACGAGGCGATCTTCTACACCTCCGGCCGCACCAGCAACGAGGCCGCGTTCCTGTACCAGCTGCTGGTGCGCTCGTTCGGCACGAACAACCTGCCGGACTGCAGCAACATGTGCCACGAGTCCTCCGGCGCGGCGCTGTCGGAGGCCTACGGCATCGGCAAGGGCTCGGTCAGCCTCGCCGACATCCACCACGCCGACCTGATCGTCGTCGTCGGCCAGAACCCGGGCACCAACCACCCGCGCATGCTGTCCGCGCTGGAAGAGGCCAAGGGCCGCGGCGCGAAGGTGATCGCGGTGAACCCGCTGCCGGAAGCCGGGCTGATGCGGTTCAAGAACCCGCAGAACCCGCGCGGCGTGGTCGGCAAGGGCACGCCGCTGGCCGACGAGTTCGCGCAGATCCGCCTGGGTGGCGACCTCGCGTTGTTCCAGGCGGTCGGGCACCTGCTGCTGTCCTGGGAGGAGGCGGCGCCGGGCACGATCGTCGATCGCGAGTTCGTCGAGTCCTCGACGCACGGCTTCGACGACTGGGCCAAGAACCTGCGCGAGATCGACTGGTCGGCGATCGACGAGGCCACCGGGCTGGACCGCGACCAGATCGAGCGGATGGCGCGGATGATCGCGGCGTCCGAGCGCACCGTCTACTGCTGGGCGATGGGTGTCACGCAGCACCGGCACGCGGTCGCGACGATCCAGGAGATCAGCAACCTGGCGTTCGCGCGCGGCATGATCGGCAAACCGGGCGCGGGCCTGTGCCCGGTGCGCGGGCACTCCAACGTGCAGGGCGACCGCACGATGGGTGTCTGGGAGAAGATGCCCGAGTCGTTCCTGAGCAGGCTGGAGGACGAGTTCGGCATCCCGGTGCCGCGCAAGCACGGGCTGGACACCGTGGACTCGATCCGCGCGATGCGCGACGGCCGCGGCAAGGTGTTCATCGGCATGGGCGGCAACTTCGCCGCCGCCACCCCGGATTCCGGGCTGACGGAGCGAGCGCTGCGGTCGTGCGAGCTGACCGTGCACGTGTCGACGAAGCTGAACCGGTCGCACGTCGTGCCCGGCCGGACCGCGCTGATCCTGCCCACGCTGGGCCGCACCGAGCGGGACACGCAGGCCGCGGGCGAGCAGTTCGTCACGGTCGAGGACTCGATGTCGTGCGTGCACGTTTCGCGCGGGCGGCTGAAGCCGGCGAGCGAGCACCTGCTGTCCGAGGTGGCCATCATCTGCCGGCTCGCGACCGAGCTGTTCGGCGCGGACCACGCCGTGCCGTGGCGGGACTTCGAGGGGAACTACGACCTGATCCGGGACCGGATCGCGCAGGTCGTGCCGGGTTGCGAGGACTACAACGCGAAGGTGCGGCAGCCGGACGGGTTCGTCCTGCCGCACCCGCCGCGCGACTCGCGGTCGTTCCGCACCTCGACGGGCAAGGCGAACTTCACGACCAGCGAGCTGGAGTTCCCGCGCGTGCCGGCGGGCCGGCTGCTGCTGCAGACGCTGCGCAGCCACGACCAGTACAACACGACGATCTACGGCCTGTCCGACCGCTACCGCGGCATCGAGGACGCGCGCCGGGTCGTGCTGGTCAACGCCGCCGACCTGGCGGAGCTGGGCTTCGCCGACGGCCAGCTGGTCGATCTCGTGTCGGAGTGGGAGGACGGCAGCGAGCGGCGGGCGGAGCACTTCCGGGTGGTGGCGTACCCGACGGCCCGCGGGTGCGCGGCGGCCTACTTCCCGGAGGCCAACGCGCTGGTCCCGCTGGACTCGGTGGCGAAGAAGTCCAACACGCCGGTCTCGAAGGCGATCGTGCTCCGCCTGGAGCCCGCGTCCTAG
- a CDS encoding VOC family protein yields the protein MTSVDLDAVRRERDRIRDAHLKPAGERPASSARGLHHTALISSDVERTVRFYQDVLEFPLTELIENRDYPGSSHFFFDIGNGNLLAFFDFPGLDVGPYAEVLGGLHHIAISVDPERWQRLVAKLAEAGVKHAVHSDVSVYFRDPDGARIELIADPLGEMYGNTVL from the coding sequence ATGACCTCCGTCGACCTCGACGCGGTCCGCCGGGAGCGCGACCGCATCCGGGACGCCCACCTCAAGCCCGCGGGGGAGCGGCCCGCGTCGTCCGCCCGCGGCCTCCACCACACGGCGCTGATCAGCAGCGACGTCGAGCGAACCGTTCGCTTCTACCAGGACGTCCTGGAGTTCCCGCTCACCGAGCTGATCGAGAACCGCGACTACCCCGGGTCGTCGCACTTCTTCTTCGACATCGGCAACGGGAACCTGCTGGCGTTCTTCGACTTCCCGGGCCTGGACGTGGGCCCGTACGCCGAGGTGCTCGGCGGGCTGCACCACATCGCCATCTCGGTCGACCCCGAGCGGTGGCAGCGGCTGGTCGCCAAGCTCGCCGAGGCCGGCGTCAAGCACGCGGTGCACAGCGACGTCTCGGTCTACTTCCGCGACCCCGACGGCGCCCGCATCGAGCTCATCGCCGACCCGCTCGGCGAGATGTACGGCAACACCGTCCTCTAG
- a CDS encoding YceI family protein, translating to MTTQTGYANLTGEYTLDPTHTRIGFVARHAMVTKVRGAFNEFTGTAHIDGDDPAKSSVTVAIKANSIDTRNADRDAHLRSNDFLSMDEHPEITFVSTSIRQTGDASFDVTGDLTIKGITKSVTVPFEFEGTAQDPFGNTRIGFEGSTTINRKDFGVTWNAALETGGVLVSDKVTLEFEVSAIKAA from the coding sequence ATGACCACCCAGACCGGCTACGCGAACCTGACCGGCGAGTACACCCTGGACCCGACCCACACCCGGATCGGCTTCGTCGCCCGCCACGCGATGGTCACCAAGGTGCGTGGCGCGTTCAACGAGTTCACCGGCACCGCCCACATCGACGGTGACGACCCGGCCAAGTCGTCGGTGACGGTCGCCATCAAGGCGAACAGCATCGACACCCGCAACGCCGACCGCGATGCCCACCTGCGCAGCAACGACTTCCTGTCGATGGACGAGCACCCGGAGATCACCTTCGTCTCCACCTCGATCCGGCAGACCGGCGACGCGAGCTTCGACGTCACCGGCGACCTGACGATCAAGGGCATCACGAAGTCCGTCACGGTCCCGTTCGAGTTCGAGGGCACCGCCCAGGACCCGTTCGGCAACACCCGGATCGGCTTCGAGGGCTCGACCACCATCAACCGCAAGGACTTCGGCGTCACCTGGAACGCGGCGCTGGAGACCGGCGGCGTCCTGGTGAGCGACAAGGTCACCCTGGAGTTCGAGGTCTCCGCGATCAAGGCCGCCTGA
- a CDS encoding MarR family winged helix-turn-helix transcriptional regulator yields MTRWLDDGEQQAWRAYVKMQSHLNAALGRRMQADSQLSLPDFEVLVQLTDTPEGRVRVFELARALDWEKSRLSHHLRRMQKRGLVAREECPDDARGAFIVLTREGREAIEQAAPHHVDTVRELVFDVLTREQVDALRAISEQILRVVRPEDCPQDRR; encoded by the coding sequence ATGACCCGATGGCTCGATGACGGTGAACAGCAGGCGTGGCGCGCGTACGTGAAGATGCAGAGCCACCTCAACGCCGCGCTGGGCCGCCGGATGCAGGCGGACTCCCAGCTGTCGCTGCCCGACTTCGAGGTGCTGGTCCAGCTCACGGACACGCCGGAGGGCCGGGTGCGGGTCTTCGAGCTGGCCAGGGCGCTGGACTGGGAGAAGAGCAGGCTGTCGCACCACCTGCGGCGCATGCAGAAGCGCGGCCTGGTGGCGCGCGAGGAGTGCCCGGACGACGCGCGCGGCGCGTTCATCGTGCTGACCCGCGAGGGCCGGGAGGCGATCGAGCAGGCCGCGCCGCACCACGTGGACACGGTGCGCGAGCTGGTGTTCGACGTGCTCACGCGCGAACAGGTGGACGCCCTCCGGGCGATCTCCGAGCAGATCCTGCGGGTGGTCCGCCCGGAGGACTGTCCTCAGGACCGCAGGTAG
- a CDS encoding SDR family NAD(P)-dependent oxidoreductase: MSRGVLVTGASAGLGRAIATAFAERGDRVAVHYNSNQAAAEATLAALPGDGHALVQGDIREAQRIADAAEDALGGVDVLVNNAAVVTTTETAHPLAETTFEHWREVWRQSVEVNLLGAADVTFCVARHMIGRGARGRVVNVGSRGAFRGEPDHPAYGATKAALHSLGQSLAVHLAPHGIAVSTVAPGFIATERVADWLTGERGDALRAQAPFGRVAEPPEIAAAVVYLASAEAEWASGAILDLNGASYLRS; this comes from the coding sequence GTGAGCCGCGGCGTCCTCGTCACCGGAGCGTCGGCGGGCCTCGGCCGCGCGATCGCCACGGCCTTCGCCGAGCGCGGCGACCGTGTCGCGGTGCACTACAACTCCAACCAGGCCGCGGCGGAAGCCACCCTGGCGGCGCTGCCCGGCGACGGGCACGCCCTGGTGCAGGGCGACATCCGGGAGGCCCAGCGCATCGCCGACGCCGCCGAAGACGCGCTCGGCGGGGTCGACGTCCTGGTCAACAACGCCGCCGTGGTGACCACCACCGAGACCGCGCACCCGCTCGCCGAGACGACCTTCGAGCACTGGCGGGAGGTCTGGCGGCAGTCGGTCGAGGTGAACCTCCTCGGCGCGGCCGACGTCACGTTCTGCGTCGCCCGGCACATGATCGGCCGCGGCGCGCGCGGACGCGTGGTCAACGTCGGCTCGCGCGGCGCCTTCCGGGGCGAGCCGGACCACCCCGCGTACGGCGCGACGAAGGCGGCCCTGCACTCACTGGGCCAGTCGCTCGCCGTGCACCTCGCGCCGCACGGCATCGCGGTGAGCACGGTCGCGCCCGGGTTCATCGCGACCGAGCGGGTCGCGGACTGGCTGACCGGTGAGCGGGGCGACGCGTTGCGGGCCCAGGCCCCGTTCGGCCGGGTCGCGGAGCCGCCGGAGATCGCCGCCGCGGTGGTCTACCTCGCCTCCGCCGAGGCCGAGTGGGCCTCCGGCGCCATCCTCGACCTCAACGGCGCCTCCTACCTGCGGTCCTGA
- a CDS encoding VOC family protein, which translates to MTRPAFHLAIPVDDLGRAREFYGGVLGLSEGRSDTKWVDWNFHGHQVVTHVVEGARNEAGRNPVDGHDVPVPHFGLVLTVDAFHELAGRLKDAGTQFVIEPYQRFAGEPGEQWTMFLHDPAGNALEFKAFRDESQLFAK; encoded by the coding sequence ATGACCCGCCCCGCGTTCCACCTCGCGATCCCGGTCGACGACCTCGGCCGCGCCCGGGAGTTCTACGGCGGGGTGCTCGGGCTGTCCGAAGGCCGCTCCGACACCAAGTGGGTGGACTGGAACTTCCACGGCCACCAGGTCGTCACCCACGTCGTCGAGGGCGCGCGCAACGAGGCGGGCCGCAACCCGGTCGACGGCCACGACGTCCCGGTGCCGCACTTCGGCCTGGTCCTGACCGTCGACGCCTTCCACGAGCTCGCCGGCCGCCTCAAGGACGCGGGCACGCAGTTCGTCATCGAGCCCTACCAGCGATTCGCGGGCGAGCCGGGGGAGCAGTGGACCATGTTCCTGCACGACCCGGCGGGCAACGCGCTGGAGTTCAAGGCTTTCCGCGACGAGTCCCAGCTGTTCGCCAAGTGA
- a CDS encoding GntR family transcriptional regulator gives MQPARRRGLAEEAADRIRDEILSGRFAPGSALREVELAASLQVSRGSVREGLAILEREGLVHSEWHRGTRIIELSETDITEVYEVRAALDRLATLTAAERGREGQFDELDRLVAAMDREARGPADGDRLVALDIEFHDCVYAMAANGRLTNAWEAVRSQVHLFQAHRVRLSHEHYRTRVVDEHRELATLLRARRVEGLGDLAEEHVRSASRGLIESLRELHR, from the coding sequence ATGCAACCCGCCCGGCGGCGTGGTCTGGCCGAGGAGGCCGCCGACCGCATCCGCGACGAGATCCTGTCCGGCCGGTTCGCGCCTGGCAGCGCACTGCGCGAGGTCGAGCTGGCCGCGTCACTGCAGGTCAGCCGCGGGTCTGTACGCGAGGGGCTGGCGATCCTGGAGCGCGAGGGGCTGGTGCACAGCGAGTGGCACCGGGGCACGCGGATCATCGAGCTGAGCGAGACCGACATCACCGAGGTCTACGAGGTGCGCGCGGCGCTGGACCGGCTGGCGACGCTGACCGCGGCCGAGCGGGGCCGGGAAGGGCAGTTCGACGAGCTCGACCGGCTGGTGGCGGCGATGGACCGGGAGGCACGCGGCCCGGCGGACGGCGACCGGCTGGTGGCGCTGGACATCGAGTTCCACGACTGCGTGTACGCGATGGCGGCCAACGGCAGGCTGACCAACGCGTGGGAGGCCGTGCGGTCGCAAGTGCACCTGTTCCAGGCCCACCGGGTGCGGCTCTCGCACGAGCACTACCGCACGCGCGTGGTGGACGAGCACCGCGAGCTGGCGACACTGCTGCGCGCGCGGCGGGTCGAGGGGCTGGGCGACCTGGCGGAGGAACACGTGCGCTCCGCGAGCCGGGGGTTGATCGAGAGCCTGCGCGAACTGCATCGCTGA
- a CDS encoding MarR family winged helix-turn-helix transcriptional regulator: MEGLAAAVAALHREAAVLYAGIARDFDLTSQQTQVLCGLARRPSFGELATLLGCDKTNVTGMVDRLEKRGLLAREPDEKDRRVSRVVLTPAGEELREQIRQRFAELVGERFSALTDEERARYASLVEVLSGPVRASSR; this comes from the coding sequence ATGGAGGGCTTGGCCGCGGCGGTCGCCGCGCTGCACCGCGAAGCGGCGGTGCTCTACGCGGGAATCGCCCGCGACTTCGACCTGACCAGCCAGCAGACCCAGGTGCTGTGCGGCCTGGCGCGGCGCCCGTCGTTCGGCGAGCTGGCGACGCTGCTGGGGTGCGACAAGACGAACGTGACCGGGATGGTCGACCGACTCGAGAAGCGCGGCCTGCTCGCGCGGGAGCCCGACGAGAAGGACCGGCGCGTCAGTCGCGTCGTGCTGACCCCCGCGGGCGAGGAGCTGCGCGAACAGATCAGGCAGCGGTTCGCGGAACTGGTGGGGGAGCGGTTCAGTGCCTTGACGGACGAGGAACGCGCCCGGTACGCGAGCCTGGTCGAGGTCCTCAGCGGGCCGGTTCGGGCAAGCTCTCGCTGA
- a CDS encoding SDR family oxidoreductase, with protein sequence MTGGSRGIGRGIAERLGTEGARVVVNYRTDADAAAKVVATIDNAGGQAVAVQADVADPAQVVALFDAVESAFGGLDILVGNAGIARFAPLAEASDEDFERVFATNTRSTFVALREAAKRLRDGGRIIVISSGATVTARPNGGVYAASKAAAEQLVRAAAKELGPRGITANSVLPGATRSDALEAGMDAERLAATTAQTPLGRLGEPSDIASIVAFLASADGGWITGQTIHAGGGLF encoded by the coding sequence GTGACGGGCGGATCGCGGGGCATCGGGCGGGGCATCGCCGAGCGGCTGGGCACGGAAGGCGCCCGGGTGGTGGTGAACTACCGCACCGACGCGGACGCGGCGGCCAAGGTGGTCGCCACCATCGACAACGCGGGCGGGCAGGCCGTGGCCGTCCAGGCCGACGTCGCGGACCCGGCGCAGGTCGTGGCGCTGTTCGACGCCGTCGAGTCGGCCTTCGGCGGCCTCGACATCCTGGTCGGCAACGCGGGGATCGCCCGGTTCGCCCCGCTCGCCGAGGCGAGCGACGAGGACTTCGAACGGGTCTTCGCCACGAACACCCGCTCGACGTTCGTCGCCCTGCGCGAGGCCGCGAAGAGGCTGCGGGACGGCGGCCGGATCATCGTGATCTCCAGCGGCGCCACGGTCACCGCACGCCCGAACGGCGGCGTGTACGCGGCCAGCAAGGCGGCTGCCGAGCAGCTCGTGCGCGCCGCGGCCAAGGAACTCGGGCCGCGCGGGATCACCGCCAACAGCGTGCTGCCCGGCGCGACCCGCAGCGACGCGCTGGAAGCCGGGATGGACGCCGAACGCCTAGCGGCGACCACGGCCCAGACGCCGCTGGGGCGCCTCGGCGAGCCGTCGGACATCGCGTCGATCGTGGCGTTCCTCGCCTCCGCCGACGGCGGCTGGATCACCGGGCAGACGATCCACGCCGGCGGCGGGCTGTTCTAG
- a CDS encoding OFA family MFS transporter — MAVTFLDRSHSIAPPDWSRWLIPPAALSVHLAIGQAYAWSVFKPPLEKALGLSGTLSALPFQLGIVMLGLSAAFGGTLVERNGPRWAMFVSMTCFSTGFLVSALGAFTSQYWLVVLGYGLIGGVGLGIGYISPVSTLIKWFPDRPGMATGIAIMGFGGGALIASPWSSQMLESFGSTPSGIGTSFLIHGVVYAVFMSLGVFLVRVPAEGWKPKGWEPTAAKARSMITTANVSAANAIKTPQFWCLWVVLCFNVTAGIGILEKASPMITDFFRGTSVPVGATAAAGFVALLSLTNMLGRFVWSSTSDFIGRKNIYRMYLGVGALLYLVIALVGNSSKVVFILAAMVILSFYGAGFATIPAYLKDMFGTYQVGAIHGRLLTAWSAAGVLGPLIVNAIADSQKRAGKQGPDLYTTSFYIMIALLVIGFIANELVRPVSAKYHEPESADVAREEAK; from the coding sequence GTGGCCGTCACTTTCCTCGACCGTTCGCACAGCATCGCGCCCCCGGACTGGAGCCGGTGGCTGATCCCGCCCGCGGCCCTGTCGGTGCACCTCGCGATCGGTCAGGCGTACGCGTGGAGCGTGTTCAAACCGCCGCTGGAGAAGGCGCTGGGCCTGTCCGGGACGCTGAGCGCGCTGCCGTTCCAGCTCGGCATCGTCATGCTCGGGCTCTCCGCGGCCTTCGGCGGCACGCTGGTCGAGCGCAACGGGCCGCGCTGGGCGATGTTCGTGTCGATGACCTGCTTCTCCACCGGGTTCCTGGTGTCCGCGCTCGGCGCGTTCACCTCCCAGTACTGGCTGGTGGTGCTCGGCTACGGCCTCATCGGCGGCGTCGGGCTCGGCATCGGCTACATCTCGCCGGTGTCGACGCTCATCAAGTGGTTCCCGGACCGGCCGGGCATGGCCACCGGCATCGCGATCATGGGCTTCGGCGGCGGGGCGCTGATCGCCTCGCCGTGGTCGAGCCAGATGCTCGAGTCGTTCGGGTCGACGCCCAGCGGCATCGGCACCTCGTTCCTGATCCACGGCGTCGTCTACGCGGTGTTCATGTCGCTCGGGGTGTTCCTGGTGCGGGTGCCCGCGGAGGGCTGGAAGCCCAAGGGCTGGGAGCCGACGGCCGCGAAGGCCCGGTCGATGATCACCACGGCGAACGTGTCGGCCGCCAACGCCATCAAGACGCCCCAGTTCTGGTGCCTGTGGGTCGTGCTGTGCTTCAACGTCACCGCGGGCATCGGCATCCTGGAGAAGGCGTCGCCGATGATCACCGACTTCTTCCGCGGCACGTCGGTCCCGGTCGGCGCGACCGCGGCCGCCGGTTTCGTCGCGCTGCTGTCGCTGACCAACATGCTCGGCCGGTTCGTCTGGTCGTCCACTTCGGACTTCATCGGCCGGAAGAACATCTACCGCATGTACCTCGGCGTCGGCGCCCTGCTGTACCTGGTGATCGCGCTCGTCGGGAACTCGTCCAAAGTGGTCTTCATCCTCGCGGCGATGGTGATCCTGTCCTTCTACGGCGCGGGTTTCGCCACGATCCCGGCCTACCTGAAGGACATGTTCGGCACCTACCAGGTCGGCGCGATCCACGGCCGCCTGCTCACCGCGTGGTCGGCCGCCGGTGTGCTCGGCCCGCTGATCGTCAACGCGATCGCCGACAGCCAGAAGCGGGCGGGCAAGCAGGGCCCGGACCTCTACACCACGTCGTTCTACATCATGATCGCGCTGCTGGTGATCGGCTTCATCGCCAACGAGCTGGTGCGCCCGGTGAGCGCGAAGTACCACGAACCGGAGAGCGCGGACGTCGCGCGCGAGGAGGCGAAATGA